The genomic segment aaagtctgtaagtcaagctgtctgtaagtcaagggtccactgtaaatgaatTAGATTATAGTTCATTAAGATTTTAAGTACAAATTATAGCAAAATACATTATGTGGAAGAATGCTTATTCAGCAaggggttttcttttaaaaactggcagCAGCACACATAAATTGGTGtccatgttgcttttaaaatgtataaaaattgCTCTCTCAGTTCTAAATTCATGCAAACCAAAAGCAGGTAGCAAAGTTCTTGAAAACACTGATAGGAACTGTGTGAGTGAAAAGGTACTAGACAGATAAACAGAGTGGAAAAGAAATCAGCAGATAGTTGTGAAATCTGTTTTTAGGAGGTTAAAAGAATGCAAGGTGTTAAAAATATGTCAGTATCTCTTACCATGTCAGGAAACAAGTGCAAGTATTGGGGCTGTTTAGTTTTCACTCAAAACTGGGTAAGATATTTCATCCAATGTCATATTTTATTTCTCTAAGAACTATTATTCTTCTTTTCTGTGTgtgatatttttgtttgtttttgcttgatattTGAGAAGAAAGTGAGCGGTCCAAAAGTTGCATAGGCCCTGCGGTGTTGGAGACATCTGACAAGTCAAATGCTTCTGCTGTTGTTGGTGCTCACTTAAATTCTTTGACTTTGCCTGGAAAACCAGAAAGTGTTGTATCTTTTACAAGTCAGTGCAGCTACAGCAGCACCATAGTTCATGTTGGAGACAAAAAACCACAACCTGAATTAGGTATTGTACTACTTTATTATGAGGTGGAATTCTTTACCATTTCTTGAAGAAATATAGACCTCTTGTAAACTTGTTCAAAATATTGCTACATCCTGTTTTTTGTAAAGAGGTGAAATAAACTTGGACACACAAATCATGCTAATgttctgttgcaaaaaaaaatggtgagAAAACTGAATGACATCTTTAATTGTTTTACTTGAACATATTGTTTGTCTTACTTTAGAAATAATGGAAGATGGCCCTGGTGGAACAGAACCCAGTGAGAGTCAACCTGCTGTTCCACAATACAGCCCTGCACAAAAGAACCGGGAGAAAGAGGCATTTAAGAAATTGGGACTCACAAAGGAAGTGCTTGCTGTGCATACACAAAAAGAAGAGCAGAGCTTTCTgaacaaatgcaaagaaataagaaAGTTCCATATTTTTCAATATAATTGCAATTGCTACTTTCAAGAAAAACTCAAAGGACATCCGGGTGAGTGGGATATGACTTATTTGACTTTTTAACACATTAGGTTAAACAGAATAAGTTAATTTTAATGTATCTAGCTAaagataatttaaataacataCTTAGATTATTGCAGGCTTGCAATATATTCTGTGTTCCTTCAGAAGCTGAAGTCTGTTAACCAGAACAGAAGGATTATAGTTGCATCTTCAAAGATGCATAGAATTTTTCCTTCTCTGGATTAAAGATACTAAAGTAAGCATCTCTTGTACAAAACAATTGAGTgtgattgctttttttttgccttgtgtGGAGATTAGAAGTAGTGTTTTGAAGTGTGTGAATTAGAGATTGTGTTATAGAGAGGGGCAGATGTGGTTTCAGCCTCTGAATTTAAAACTGAAACTTCTTTAAAACTGGCTCCTCTGGGAAAAAGGtgaagaaataatgaaaaaaatgctTCTAAACATGAACATGGTGCCATCACTGCAGATAAAGCAGTGTCCTGGTGCATTTTATTTTAACCACAAAACACAGGAACACATTGTTTAATAATTTCCTTCTCATTCTAGGTATTCATGGACTGCATCATGGTTCTGGAATAGATCAAtcttggaagaaaagtgggaggAACAGGAAGTCTAAGTCAAAACGGCATAAACTACATGACTCTTCAAATAGCACCTTGTCTAGTACCAAACCACCTCACAAATTTCCTTtgcttggccaaaatcctactacCTGGTCTCCATCTGACACTTCCCAAGCAAGTTATCCTGGCATGCCCTTTCCTACAGTTGTGCCTGCATATCCACTTCCAGTTTTACCACCAACagggaccatgccacaaggtccTGAAGCTTCTGTTTCGGGTTTAAATGAATCACAGGGGTCTGGAAATCAAGGTGCTTTGCCATTGCCACAGTTTCCTGCACCATTAGTGACTCCAGTAGTGACACTTGTGCTCCCAAACTATGTATATCCTCAGATGAACAATGGTATCTCTCAAGTACTTTATCCTGGCCCACCTAGCTTTTCTGCTCagccttctttctcttcacaaGCACTATTTACAGTGCAGCCTCCATTCACTGCCTTGAATGGATTTCCTTCACAGACAGTATTTCCAGCACAACCATTGCATTATAATCCATCAGCAGAGAGTGAAAAGATCCCTGTTGTAGAATCCCAAAACGAGCCTTCCCGTTCCTGCACTCCACAGTCCCTGGGCCCACAAGACCAGGCCTCACCACCATTGTTTCAGTCACGATGCAGTTCTCCTCTACAGTTGAATCTTCTGCAAttagaagaaatgcaaaaaatgaCTGAAAGTGGAACTCCTGGCATATTGGGGAGGCATGGAACTCCAACTCATGGAGGAACAGCTAGCAAACCAATACATTCAGATGACTGTAAAAATAATGTATCTTCCCATGTAAGCATTCTCAAAAACTTCCTAGAAAATATCTGTGCTGAAGAATTTAGCTGATTATGTAATTTGTATCCCAAATGAGCTAATTGAGCCAATTTCCAATATGAGGTTATTTCCAAGTATTTGGGAAGGGTGACTAGGATCTAACAAAAGACAGCTGGAATGTTATTGCTTAgggtagcaagttgcaactagagtaggcccattgaatctggaAATTACAGAAtagttgacttgccaaatccccagTGACTAAATGTGCTTACTCGCAACTtagcaagcaacaggatttcaaccactgtctcAGTGCAGATGGTCAGAAGTAGATAAACTTCCATCTTAGATTCATTGTTTGAGCTTATTGCTTGTAATGGTGGAAAATTACCCCCAGTAACTTGCTTTTCAGCATTTTAAGTGAATGAGTAACATACATGACCATTTTGTCTATATAAATTATCtttttggaagctgcccagaggagatgggcagggtataagtttaatcaatcaatcaatcctaaGCACAATAGGTAATATGAGAGTTATCCTACCTTTCTGCTGTTCCCATGAAATTCTGCATTGCCCTTTGGCAACTAAATAATActgaattccaatggggaactctACTTCTAGAAACACTGCTGAAATACTCCTGTGTGAACACAcagcctccttcatggattgctgccttgtcgtggcgaaggggcttgagtaactcagagaagctatgggctatgccgtgcagggacacccaagacggacaggacatagtggagagttccgactaaacgcaatccacctggagtaggaaatggcaagccactccagtatctttgccaagaacgccccatgatcagaaacaaaaggctaaaagatatgacgctggaagatgggcccctcaggtcggaaggcgtccaacatgctactgaggaagagtggaggacaagtacaagtagctccagagctaatgaagtggttgggccaaagccgaaaggacgctcagctgtggacgtgcctggaagtgaaaggaaaatccaatgctgcaaagaaaaatactgcataggaacctggaatgtaagatctatgaacgttgggaagctggaggtggtcaaacaggagatggcaagaataaacatcgacatcctgggcatcagtgaactaaaatggacaggaatgggcgaattcagctcagatgattatcatatctactattgtgggcaagaatcccgtagaaggaatggagtagccctcatagtcaacaaaagagtgggaaaagctgtaatgggatacaatctcaaaaatgatagaatgatgtcaatacgaatccaaggcagaccattcaacatcacaataatccaagtttatgcaccaaccagcattgctgaggagactgaaattgaacaattctatgaagatttacaacaccttctagaactgacaccaaagaaagatgttcttctcattctaggggactggaatgctaaagtagggagccaagagataaaaggaacaacagggaagtttggccttggagttcagaacgaagcaggacaaaggctaatagagttttgtcaagagaataagctggtcatcacaaacactcttttccaacaacacaagaggcgactctatacatggaaatcaccagatgggcaatatcgaaatcagattgattatattctctgcagccaaagatggagaagctctatacagtcagcaaaaacaagacctggagctgactgcggttctgatcatcagcttctcatagcaaaattcaagcttagactgaagagattaggaaaaaccactgggccactcaggtataatctaaaccaaatcccttatgaatacacagtggaagtaaagaacagatttaaggaactagatttggtggacagagtgcctgaagaactttggatagaggctcgtaacattgtccaggaggcagcaacgaaaaccattccaaagaaaaggaaatgcaagaaagcaaagtggctgtccaacgaggccttagaaatagcagagaggagaagggaagcaaaatgcaagggagatagggaaagttacagaaacttgaatgcagacttccaaagaatagcaaggagagacaagagggccttcttaaatgaacaatgcaaagaaatagaggaagataacagaaaaggaaagaccagagatctgttcaggaaaattggacatattagaggaacattttgcgcaaagatgaacatgataaaagacaaaaatgggagggacctaacagaagcagaagacgtcaagaagaggtggcaagaatacacagaggaattatatcagaaagatttggatatcccggacaacctagacaatgtagttgctgaccttgagccagacatcctggagagcgaagtcaagtgggccttagaaagcctggctaacaacaaggccagtggaggtgatggcattccagttgaactatttaaaatcttgaaagatgatgctgttaaggtgctacattcaatatgccagcaagtttggaaaactcaacagtggccagaggattggaaaagatcagtctacatcccaatcccaaagaaaggcagtgccaaagaatgctccaactaccgtacaattgcactcatttcacacgctagcaaggttatgctcaaaatcctacaaggtaggcttcagcagtatgtggaccgagaactcccagaagtacaagctggattccgaagaggcagaggaactcgagaccaaattgctaacttgcgctggattatggagaaagccagagagttccagaaaaatatctacttctgcttcattgactatgcaaaagcctttgactgtgtggaccacagcaaactatggcaagttcttaaagaaatgggagtgccggaccactttatctgtctcctgagaaacctatatgtgggacaggaagcaacagttagaactggtcatggaacaactgagtggttcaaaattgggaaaggagtacggcaaggctgtatattgtcccccagcttatttaacttatatgcagaatacatcatgcggaaggctggactggaagaaacccaagccggaattaagattgccggaagaaatatcaacaacctccgatatgcagatgataccactctgatggcagaaagtgaggaggaattaaagaaccttgtactgagagtgaaagaggagagtgcaaaaaacggtctgaaactcaacatcaaaaaaactaagatcatggccactggtcccatcacctcctgggaaatagaaggggaagatatggaggcagtgtcaaattttatcttcctgggctccatgatcactgcagatggagacagcagccctgaaattaaaaggcgccttcttcttgggaggaaagcgatgacaaatcttgacagcatcttgaaaagcagagacatcaccttgccaacaaaagtccgaatagtcaaagctatggtttttcctgtcgtgatgtgtggaagtgagagctggaccataaagaaagcagaccgccgaagaattgatgcctttgaattgtggtgctggaggaggctcttgagaatcccctggactgcaaggagaacaaacctatcagttctaaaggaaatcaaccctgaatgctcacttgaaggacagatcctgaagctgaggctccagtactttggccatctcatgagaagaaaagagtccttggaaaaaaccatgatgttaggaaggtgtgatggcaagaggagaaggggacgaccgaggatgagatggctggacagtgtctgcgaagcaaccaacatgaacctgacacaactccgggaggcagtagaagacaggagggcctggcgtgctctggtccatggggtcacaaagagtcggacacgactaaatgactaaacacacgaACACACAGCAGACACGATCCTGTCTTTTTTTTATGTATGCACCAGCAAAAATGTGGTTACTGCaatagctaattgacaaggtgacTGGGCACATGACCAAAACCTTGTTAATTGGCTTCAATTAACTGCCCTGACTTTCACATTTTTACTTACCTGTTGGCTGAAAATTCAACAGGTTTTGGGCTAATGAAGCTCATTATTCACTTATCTAGATGTTTTCTAGTTTACAGAGAATCCTGAGTTAAAAGGGATTATGTAGAATAATCCACTGCTCAGTGTAGACTCTCCAGGACTAGAAATTCCCAGTTGATAGCTGCCCGGCCACTGTTTACAGATCTCTAGAAATGTATGACTCTTCTaggtattgctttttttttttttttttttttttggaaaagggcTGTACAGTCGACACTAGTAGTGATGATTCTGATACGTTTTTCTACCTGTAGCCCATCATATTCACTCAAATGTGTGCAGTGTATTTTGACCTATTCTGACAGAAAGGGCATTCCATAAACTTTTagacttatttctttttttttcttttttttttctttttgttaaggcGGAATCTCCAATGGAAGCTCAAAATTGTGATGCCTTCTCTGTATCTAGTGATGTACTTGATATTTTACTTCAAGAAGATGCCAGTTCAGGCACTGGTTCTGCTTCATCAAGAAGTGGTGCTTCAGCAACTGCAGAATCTTTAGGATCTGGTTCAAATGGATGTAATATGTCAAGAACAGGTAACAATTATATCTGCAATTGGTAATCTGCagatgtattttaaaagtaatatctGGTCTCCATTATTTAAAACATACTTTTTTATTCCAAAAGGAAGTAGCGAGACAAGTCATAGCAGCAAATATTTTGGGAGCATTGATTCCTCAGAAaacaatcataaaacaaaaggtCCTGAAATGGAAGAAAGTGAACAGTTCATTAAATATGTCCTCCAGGATCCTATTTGGCTGCTGATGGCAAATACAGATGATGCTGTTATGATGACTTACCAAATACCACCACGGTAatccattttttgaaaaaagctgTCTAAATTCTGAAGTCAGTGTGAATTGCCATTTCAAACAATTATCGGCTCAGATCATCTTACGTACTTAGACTGGCATAGCACAAATTGTGTTTTGGAGTTGCCCCAAGTTCAGAAATCAAAATAGGCATCAGTTACATAGTGAGTTGTATGTGTCAGTGTGCCACGGATAAtgtttacagagatttcttaacttagtgCTATTCACCtcaaaaagttttattttgtttgattgattgatttgcatgctgcctttctcttggtGATGGCAGTTTTGctatttgcatagctatgcaagagaattttggctatattatattatattacaaatAGAAATATACTCAGTTCTTCTAAACTTTATTGCTCCTTTTTTcattgaaaatgtttttaaaactgaattgTGCACCTCAGacattaaaaagattttaaatacatTACCAAACCTGAATGGTCACATTGCTCAGCAGTTAATGCAGGAATTCTCCAGTGATCAGACTACAACTACAAGATTATAACCTAGTTATGGGCCAACAATTTTTGCCAGCCAGAGCCTGGAGAGGAAAACAGTGCATTCATAGAACTCCTGTGGTTTGCCAGTAGTACAAATAGCATCATATTTATTCTTGTGGTCCCTAGGCAAGCTACATGCACATAGTATGAAAATATGCTGATCAGCAGAATTTAATTTGCGCTACTGGTATAACAAGGTTGGATGATGACAGACATAACAGCTAGAGTCCTTGCTAGAATGGTGAGGAAGTCTTTTGGAGTCTTGAAATGGGGCAGGAACCTTTAAAAGTGAAACATTGCCACCAGCAGGATTGGCACTTCAGCAGAAAGTTCTTTCCTGAAAGTTATCAAATAATATTTAGATGGACCTGCCGCTGGTAATGATTATCACTTTCCCATGTCAACTTAGCAGCATCAATGGTGCTGCTGTTTCAGTATAGATAAGATAGCATTGCTCCCGTGATAAGAGGTAGTGTCCCCCTACACTCTTACAAGCAGCTTGTTTTTTGGTGATAACCTCATTTGCAGAACGTTGTTCTTAAGCAAGCATCAGTACAAAACCCTCATTGATGTTAATCACTTCAGTGATTGAGAAATAAATGCAAGAACACAAGTGAACAAAATCTTGTTGCTGGTGTAGTCTAAATGGTGTACGTTTGCAGAGAACTGCTGAAAGTTCCAAGGTCAATGCAGACACTATTCGTTGTACACTAAGTTGCATAAACTGGTACACCAAACATAATGGCTACACTGATTTCATAATTTGCAGGAAAAGTTATGCAATTTATTTTACTctggcaataggattttggccactctaCTGAACTAAATTTTTGTCACATTTTGCATGCAACTGTTTATGAACTCTCCATGTTTGGCTCTCTGAAGAATTAAAGTGAATTGTTTATATGTTTTACTTTAGAAATGTAGATGCTGTTTTAAAAGAGGACAGATTGAAACTGAAACAAATGCAGAAGTCCCAACCTAAGTTTACTGAGGATCAAAAAAGAGAGTTGCTTGATGTTCATCCTTGGATTCAGAAAGGTGGACTTCCTGAGGCCATAGATAACGCTGTATGTCCCaactattatttttctttgaatataCCAGTGAATATTTCCTTGCTGTTCATGgtttaaaaatgacttttgtgATTATATTATGCTAGAgggattcaagagaaacttaggcaACCACTGGCAGATatctttgatttgtatccctgcatcAAACAGGAGGTTGGATATGATGCCCTTATAgacccctttcaacttcactattctatgattctatgatattgtTACAGTTAGAGGAGGAGATGGACATATTTAGTGAGAGGGGTGATTTTATCTTGCTAGGATCCATTGTAGGCCACACATACTTCACCACTGAATTTTGTTGGCAGTTTTAAGAGTGGTGAGAGTCCTACAAAGCAGCCTGGGCAGGATGCATGTAATCTTTAATATGGTGTATCTTCTTCTGAGATACACCATATTAAAACATCACACTGTGTACTATGTTTACAATGCAGTCGAATCAACTTCCCAGTACAGTAAGTGACACTCACTTAACTAAATATGTGTTGAATTACAGCCTTACTAAATGAAATACCTGCATATCCCCTTCATAAATAGGCAATTGGAAATGCATGCAATTGAGTAATTTCAGGAAGACATAAAACTACAAGATCCCACTTAATAGGcactatgatttttttctttttcttttaaggtgTGTATTTATTGTGAAGAAAATATCAGTAACAAATTTTATGCACAAGATGAAGAAGAAATCCATGAAATGGAATTTAGTGAAATGAGTGAAGCCTGCGTGGAGAATAGTTTGTCTACATTGAACCAAATTATCAATGAAAATTTCTAATTCATGGAGATCAATTTCATTAATATCTGCTCTTAACTTGCAGTTAGATCTTAAAGGTTTTCATGCTTGTTTCTTGTGAAATGAATCTCAATAATATCAACCAAATGCATTTTTTGTTCTAGAAAAAGGTCATTTGTGATTAATCTGTTTGAATGGGCCATTCCTTCTGGCAGCTGTCACCGAAGATGTATAtattcaatgtttttaaaaaccatcagtTTCTGAAATGCATACAGTACCTTTAAGATACAGAGAATATCATCAAAGCATGATTGGATATGGTAAAGAATTTGCAAAATACTATGCCATCTGTGGATTTCTTTCCAAATACCATGTTCAGTAGTACATAatttacttctttattttttagtTGGAAGTAATCTTTAATGAATGATTGTATAATCCTACACATTACACAATAGTTTCACTTATTAAACAAACCTGACTTTATCTGTTACTTGGAGGTATTCTGATTTACTAATGTTAAAAGAAATTACAGTATTTCCAATTTTCTACAGTGTGAAAATATCTGTtcactttgtttaaaaaatacatgcattaaaaaaatctcacaCTTTTTGCCACTGGAAAGTAACCATGCTATGTTTTTCAGTAGCTTATGGTTCTAAACACATAAATTATCCATGAATTTTTATCTCAGTTAAACAAGGGAGTTGAACTCTGAAGAAGATAATGCTCATCATGATGAGATCACATTGCAATTTAAAAATACCTTATTTTTCATGGTCAGATGAATTAAGATTATTTTACCAGCTGAATAACAACCAATTTTCACTCCACTGGTTCTTTGATTGCTTTGTCTATAGCTTACTAATACATGATAAGTGAGCATTTTATTTATAAGATGAGGcctacttttatttattaattttttaattttatttttaaaaagttagtagTGTGAAGAAAGGTAAAATGCATTGAGGAGGCCAAATGTATTTGAAGCCTTAATTTACTTCCAACATCTATCTACCTTATATTTACCATTAGAAACGTTTGAAGATTTTctttacttttgtctaaaatgttaATTTCTGAGTTAGTTGGAAAATTGATGTAGCAGTGTAGTAAAGAAAACGtttatagctcagtagtttagaagATGATTTTAGGAGTTAGCTACTGCTTCAGAAATAACTCTTATCTAACTAGATATAAATTTAAGTATCGCCGTTTCACACAACTATCTTATACTTTGCTATGCTAAGAATGTGGCACAAGAACTGTTGTGCAAAGTTTGTGCAGTTATCCATTGAGACAAAGAATCCAGACTAAGCTTATGAAAGAGCAGCTGAATTAGGACAAACAGCAAAGCAAGAAAAGCCAAAGATAAGGATATACTCTTGTTTTCCTGAACGTTTCTTGCTTGTTTGTAGCCAGCTTGGAATCTGAATCTACATCTCATGATCAG from the Pogona vitticeps strain Pit_001003342236 chromosome 3, PviZW2.1, whole genome shotgun sequence genome contains:
- the PER2 gene encoding period circadian protein homolog 2 isoform X3 is translated as MFIRREKDMFAVAVSFATGKILYISEQAASILHCKKDYFKNAKFVEFLAPQDVSVFYTSTTPYRLPSWSICSGAESATQECMEEKSFFCRISAGKHANEISYHPFRMTPYLIKVQDAEDQLCCVLLAEKVHSGYEAPRIPPSKRVFTTTHTPSCLFQDVDERAVPLLGYLPQDLIGTSILVHLHPKDRPLMLAIHKKILQCGGQPFDYSPIRFCTRNGEYITLDTSWSSFINPWSRKISFIVGRHKVRTGPLNEDVFIPHYKEEENLHPNIQEITEQIHRLLLQPVHNSGSSGYGSLGSNGSQEHLMSIASSSDSNGNNNEDTQRTLKPNLSQSDGGVSKNKEEHAIFDSRANLENQKKSYGEKPSDHCSHGKGAAELAENDAVGISCQRSLAAEELAWEEQPVYSYQQISCLDSVIRYLEGCSAPDTVKKKSQPVSNTVALNPDSRTKEVNDNTIKRCTESERSKSCIGPAVLETSDKSNASAVVGAHLNSLTLPGKPESVVSFTSQCSYSSTIVHVGDKKPQPELEIMEDGPGGTEPSESQPAVPQYSPAQKNREKEAFKKLGLTKEVLAVHTQKEEQSFLNKCKEIRKFHIFQYNCNCYFQEKLKGHPGIHGLHHGSGIDQSWKKSGRNRKSKSKRHKLHDSSNSTLSSTKPPHKFPLLGQNPTTWSPSDTSQASYPGMPFPTVVPAYPLPVLPPTGTMPQGPEASVSGLNESQGSGNQGALPLPQFPAPLVTPVVTLVLPNYVYPQMNNGISQVLYPGPPSFSAQPSFSSQALFTVQPPFTALNGFPSQTVFPAQPLHYNPSAESEKIPVVESQNEPSRSCTPQSLGPQDQASPPLFQSRCSSPLQLNLLQLEEMQKMTESGTPGILGRHGTPTHGGTASKPIHSDDCKNNVSSHAESPMEAQNCDAFSVSSDVLDILLQEDASSGTGSASSRSGASATAESLGSGSNGCNMSRTGSSETSHSSKYFGSIDSSENNHKTKGPEMEESEQFIKYVLQDPIWLLMANTDDAVMMTYQIPPRNVDAVLKEDRLKLKQMQKSQPKFTEDQKRELLDVHPWIQKGGLPEAIDNAVCIYCEENISNKFYAQDEEEIHEMEFSEMSEACVENSLSTLNQIINENF
- the PER2 gene encoding period circadian protein homolog 2 isoform X1; translation: MSDYLEMVNGKMIVENMDIQMKNEQNLDVLQEDIEMNGGSSANDTNENYCNGQDSHNNEDEDSGKETVMIMGSLDCYKSSEFTSKSMNQKELIKTLQELKGHLPPDKRIKGKSSILATLKYALRSIKQVKANEEYYQLMMTKESYLCGLDVLSYTVEDVENITTEYIMKNADMFAVAVSFATGKILYISEQAASILHCKKDYFKNAKFVEFLAPQDVSVFYTSTTPYRLPSWSICSGAESATQECMEEKSFFCRISAGKHANEISYHPFRMTPYLIKVQDAEDQLCCVLLAEKVHSGYEAPRIPPSKRVFTTTHTPSCLFQDVDERAVPLLGYLPQDLIGTSILVHLHPKDRPLMLAIHKKILQCGGQPFDYSPIRFCTRNGEYITLDTSWSSFINPWSRKISFIVGRHKVRTGPLNEDVFIPHYKEEENLHPNIQEITEQIHRLLLQPVHNSGSSGYGSLGSNGSQEHLMSIASSSDSNGNNNEDTQRTLKPNLSQSDGGVSKNKEEHAIFDSRANLENQKKSYGEKPSDHCSHGKGAAELAENDAVGISCQRSLAAEELAWEEQPVYSYQQISCLDSVIRYLEGCSAPDTVKKKSQPVSNTVALNPDSRTKEVNDNTIKRCTESERSKSCIGPAVLETSDKSNASAVVGAHLNSLTLPGKPESVVSFTSQCSYSSTIVHVGDKKPQPELEIMEDGPGGTEPSESQPAVPQYSPAQKNREKEAFKKLGLTKEVLAVHTQKEEQSFLNKCKEIRKFHIFQYNCNCYFQEKLKGHPGIHGLHHGSGIDQSWKKSGRNRKSKSKRHKLHDSSNSTLSSTKPPHKFPLLGQNPTTWSPSDTSQASYPGMPFPTVVPAYPLPVLPPTGTMPQGPEASVSGLNESQGSGNQGALPLPQFPAPLVTPVVTLVLPNYVYPQMNNGISQVLYPGPPSFSAQPSFSSQALFTVQPPFTALNGFPSQTVFPAQPLHYNPSAESEKIPVVESQNEPSRSCTPQSLGPQDQASPPLFQSRCSSPLQLNLLQLEEMQKMTESGTPGILGRHGTPTHGGTASKPIHSDDCKNNVSSHAESPMEAQNCDAFSVSSDVLDILLQEDASSGTGSASSRSGASATAESLGSGSNGCNMSRTGSSETSHSSKYFGSIDSSENNHKTKGPEMEESEQFIKYVLQDPIWLLMANTDDAVMMTYQIPPRNVDAVLKEDRLKLKQMQKSQPKFTEDQKRELLDVHPWIQKGGLPEAIDNAVCIYCEENISNKFYAQDEEEIHEMEFSEMSEACVENSLSTLNQIINENF